One Peterkaempfera bronchialis DNA window includes the following coding sequences:
- a CDS encoding sensor histidine kinase yields the protein MPADGPRTAPLPHARMRLDELLDELQARVDAAQSTRDRVHGLFEAVLSVGRELELDQALRRVVEAGAALVDARYAALGVIGSDGRTLSRFLTVGVSEEEAAALGPAPSGHGLLGELIRHPEPLRLAELSDHPAAQGLPPGHPPMRTFLGVPVRVRDEVFGNLYLAEKRGGGEFDTEDEVVLATLAVAAGVAIDNARLYEEARQRQRWLQAGAEVTGSLLSGSPQAQVLGLIAERAREITGAAVADVAVPLPHGDELVVELAVGDGAADREGLVLPCAGTLTGAAYSGGVPVSSPDVRCDPRITVGPLRGSGLGPAVAVPMGAAAGQARGVLMLARLPGEPPFGQEEIRPLLGFAGQAGLALELADHRRDAEQLAILEDRDRIARDLHDLAIQRLFATGMTLQSAGRFIDHPEAADRVRRAVDDLDDTVKIIRSAIFGLRARERGSGRSLRSRAARLVDEAAAVLGFAPRLRMEGLLDTGVAAAVADQVAAALGEALANAARHARARRVDVLLEATGDRVALTVEDDGVGIPEGGRRSGLRNLAERAEQLGGALLLESPPGGGTRLTWCAPLSDRAA from the coding sequence ATGCCCGCCGACGGCCCCCGCACCGCCCCGCTCCCCCATGCACGGATGCGCCTGGACGAGCTGCTGGACGAGCTCCAGGCCCGCGTCGACGCGGCCCAGAGCACCCGCGACCGGGTGCACGGCCTCTTCGAGGCGGTGCTCTCGGTGGGCCGGGAGCTGGAGCTGGACCAGGCGCTGCGGCGGGTGGTCGAGGCGGGCGCCGCCCTGGTGGACGCGCGCTATGCGGCGCTCGGCGTGATCGGTTCGGACGGCCGTACGCTGTCGCGGTTCCTGACGGTGGGCGTCAGCGAGGAGGAGGCCGCCGCCCTCGGTCCCGCGCCCAGCGGGCACGGGCTGCTCGGCGAGCTGATCCGGCACCCGGAGCCGCTGCGGCTGGCCGAGCTGTCCGACCATCCGGCGGCGCAGGGGCTGCCGCCCGGCCACCCGCCGATGCGGACCTTCCTGGGCGTGCCGGTCCGGGTCCGCGACGAGGTGTTCGGCAACCTCTACCTGGCGGAGAAGCGCGGCGGTGGGGAGTTCGACACCGAGGACGAGGTGGTGCTGGCGACCCTCGCGGTGGCGGCGGGCGTGGCGATCGACAACGCCCGGCTGTACGAGGAGGCCCGGCAGCGGCAGCGGTGGCTCCAGGCCGGCGCCGAGGTCACCGGCAGCCTGCTGTCGGGCAGTCCGCAGGCGCAGGTGCTGGGGCTGATCGCCGAGCGGGCCCGGGAGATCACCGGGGCGGCGGTCGCCGATGTGGCCGTCCCGCTGCCGCACGGCGACGAGCTGGTGGTGGAGCTGGCGGTGGGGGACGGCGCGGCGGACCGCGAGGGGCTGGTGCTGCCCTGCGCCGGGACCCTCACCGGGGCCGCCTACAGCGGTGGCGTACCGGTCAGCAGCCCCGATGTCCGCTGCGACCCCCGGATCACGGTGGGCCCGCTGCGCGGCTCCGGGCTGGGCCCGGCCGTGGCCGTGCCGATGGGGGCCGCGGCCGGGCAGGCGCGCGGGGTGCTGATGCTGGCGCGACTGCCCGGGGAGCCGCCCTTCGGGCAGGAGGAGATCCGGCCGCTGCTGGGGTTCGCCGGGCAGGCCGGGCTGGCGCTGGAGCTGGCGGACCACCGGCGGGACGCCGAGCAGTTGGCGATTCTGGAGGACCGCGACCGGATCGCCCGGGACCTGCACGACCTGGCCATTCAGCGGCTCTTCGCCACCGGGATGACCTTGCAGAGCGCAGGGCGGTTCATCGACCACCCGGAGGCGGCGGACCGGGTCCGGCGGGCGGTGGACGACCTGGACGACACGGTGAAGATCATCCGCTCGGCCATCTTCGGCCTGCGCGCCCGGGAGCGCGGCAGCGGGCGCTCCCTGCGGTCCCGCGCCGCCCGGCTGGTGGACGAGGCGGCTGCGGTGCTCGGCTTCGCGCCCCGGCTGCGGATGGAGGGGCTGCTGGACACCGGGGTCGCCGCCGCCGTAGCCGACCAGGTGGCGGCGGCCCTGGGCGAGGCCCTGGCCAATGCGGCCCGGCACGCCCGGGCCAGGCGGGTGGATGTCCTGCTGGAGGCCACCGGCGACCGGGTCGCCCTCACCGTCGAGGACGACGGGGTGGGCATCCCGGAGGGCGGCCGTCGCAGCGGACTGCGCAACCTCGCCGAGCGGGCCGAGCAACTGGGCGGTGCCCTGCTGCTGGAGTCCCCGCCCGGTGGCGGCACCCGGCTGACCTGGTGCGCTCCGCTCAGCGACCGCGCCGCCTGA
- the adhP gene encoding alcohol dehydrogenase AdhP, with protein sequence MKAAVVRDFTAPLVIEDRPLPEPAPHQVRVRIEASGLCHTDLHAAHGDWPVTPQPPFVPGHEGVGIVEAAGDQVRHVRVGDRVAIPWLADACGRCDHCVSGWETLCLEQHNSGYSVDGAHAQYALAHGDYVVPVPDGVDPLDAAPLSCAGVTTYKAVKVSGARPGTRVLVSGIGGLGHLALQYARIAGAETVAVDVTDDKLALARELGADHVIDARTQDVAAEVQRLGGADAAVSLAVSNESFQAAYGSLRRGGTLVLVALPAGGRLELPVFDTVLNGITVVGSIVGTRQDLADTFRLHALGRTRVIRESRRLEEVNTCMDELLAGKVTARLVFDLR encoded by the coding sequence ATGAAGGCTGCCGTCGTCCGGGACTTCACCGCCCCGCTCGTGATCGAGGACCGTCCGCTGCCCGAGCCCGCCCCGCACCAGGTACGGGTGCGCATCGAGGCATCCGGGCTGTGCCACACCGACCTCCATGCCGCACACGGCGACTGGCCGGTCACCCCGCAGCCGCCGTTTGTGCCCGGCCATGAGGGGGTCGGCATCGTGGAGGCCGCCGGGGACCAGGTCCGGCACGTCCGGGTCGGGGACCGGGTGGCCATCCCCTGGCTGGCCGACGCCTGCGGCCGCTGCGACCACTGCGTCTCCGGGTGGGAGACGCTCTGCCTGGAGCAGCACAACAGCGGCTACTCGGTGGACGGCGCCCATGCGCAGTACGCCCTCGCCCACGGCGACTATGTGGTGCCGGTGCCCGACGGCGTCGACCCGCTGGACGCGGCGCCGCTCTCCTGCGCGGGCGTCACCACCTACAAGGCGGTCAAGGTCTCCGGGGCCCGCCCCGGCACCCGGGTGCTGGTCTCCGGCATCGGCGGCCTGGGCCATCTGGCGCTCCAGTACGCGCGGATCGCGGGCGCGGAGACGGTCGCCGTCGATGTCACCGACGACAAGCTGGCGCTGGCCCGGGAGTTGGGCGCCGACCATGTCATCGACGCCCGGACCCAGGATGTCGCGGCCGAGGTGCAGCGGCTCGGCGGCGCCGATGCGGCGGTCTCGCTGGCGGTCAGCAATGAATCCTTCCAGGCCGCCTATGGCTCGCTGCGGCGCGGCGGCACCCTGGTCCTGGTCGCGCTGCCGGCCGGGGGCAGGCTGGAGCTGCCGGTCTTCGACACGGTGCTGAACGGCATCACGGTGGTCGGCTCCATCGTGGGCACCCGGCAGGACCTGGCCGACACCTTCCGGCTGCATGCCCTCGGCCGGACCCGGGTGATCCGGGAGAGCCGCCGGCTGGAGGAGGTCAACACCTGCATGGACGAGCTGCTGGCCGGCAAGGTCACCGCCCGCCTGGTGTTCGACCTGCGCTGA
- a CDS encoding GAF domain-containing sensor histidine kinase, whose product MGRDEGAARLPQMRLDELLEELQARIDAVRGTRDRVHSLLEAVLSVGRELDLTQVLRTIVEAGATLVDARYAALGVIGPDGRTLSQFLTVGVSQAEIELIGPLPSGHGILGELIRHPQPLRLETLAEHPASYGFPPGHPPMRTFLGVPIRIRDEVFGNLYLTDKLGGAQFDAEDQAVISTLAVAAGVAIDNARLYEEAQRRQAWLRANAEITSALLSGSSQAQVLELIAQRAREITGAAVVDIAMPARPGELTVRFSSGVRAETRHGLVLPYEGTLSGAAYTSGEPVVSADACKDPRITAGPPRFAGLGAAVAVPMGTAEKELRGVLLLARAEGESLFTEEEIRPLLGFAGQAALALELADHRRDAEQLAILEDRDRIARDLHDLAIQRLFATGMTLQSAGRFIDHPEAADRVLRAVDDLDETIKIIRSAIFGLRARDTRGEGSLRARAARAAEEAASALGFAPRLSMEGLLDTDVPAAVADHVVAVLREALSNAARHARATQVEIVLRAADAEVVLTVTDDGVGIPEGGRRSGLRNLAERADQLGGTLLLESPSDGGTRLIWRAPLGHG is encoded by the coding sequence GTGGGCCGGGACGAGGGGGCCGCGCGACTGCCGCAGATGCGGCTGGATGAACTCCTTGAGGAGCTTCAGGCGCGGATCGACGCCGTCCGGGGCACCCGCGACCGGGTCCACAGCCTGCTGGAGGCGGTGCTCTCGGTCGGCCGCGAACTGGACCTCACCCAGGTGCTGCGCACCATCGTGGAGGCCGGTGCCACGCTGGTCGACGCCCGCTATGCCGCGCTGGGGGTGATCGGGCCGGACGGGCGCACCCTGTCCCAGTTCCTCACCGTGGGGGTCAGCCAGGCGGAGATCGAGCTGATCGGCCCGCTGCCGTCCGGCCATGGCATCCTCGGCGAGCTGATCCGGCATCCGCAGCCGCTGCGCCTGGAGACCCTGGCCGAGCACCCCGCCTCCTACGGCTTCCCGCCGGGCCACCCGCCGATGCGGACCTTCCTCGGGGTGCCGATCCGGATCCGCGACGAGGTCTTCGGCAACCTCTACCTCACCGACAAGCTGGGTGGCGCGCAGTTCGACGCCGAGGACCAGGCGGTGATCTCGACGCTCGCGGTGGCGGCGGGCGTGGCGATCGACAACGCCCGGCTGTACGAGGAGGCGCAGCGCCGTCAGGCGTGGCTGCGGGCCAACGCCGAGATCACCAGCGCCCTGCTGTCAGGCAGTTCGCAGGCTCAGGTGCTGGAGCTGATCGCGCAGCGCGCCCGGGAGATCACCGGCGCCGCCGTGGTCGACATCGCCATGCCCGCCCGGCCCGGCGAGCTGACCGTGCGGTTCTCCAGCGGGGTGCGGGCCGAGACCCGGCACGGTCTGGTGCTGCCGTACGAGGGCACCCTGTCCGGCGCCGCGTACACCAGCGGCGAGCCGGTGGTCAGCGCGGACGCCTGCAAGGACCCGAGGATCACGGCCGGACCACCGCGCTTCGCCGGTCTGGGGGCGGCGGTGGCCGTGCCGATGGGCACCGCAGAGAAGGAGCTGCGAGGCGTGCTGCTGCTGGCGCGCGCCGAGGGTGAGTCGCTCTTCACCGAGGAGGAGATCCGGCCGCTGCTGGGGTTCGCCGGGCAGGCGGCGCTGGCGTTGGAGCTGGCCGACCACCGGCGGGACGCCGAGCAGTTGGCGATCCTGGAGGACCGCGACCGGATCGCCCGGGACCTGCACGACCTGGCGATTCAGCGGCTCTTCGCCACCGGGATGACCTTGCAGAGCGCGGGCCGGTTCATCGACCACCCGGAGGCGGCGGACCGGGTGCTGCGGGCGGTGGACGACCTGGACGAGACCATCAAGATCATCCGCTCGGCCATCTTCGGCCTGCGGGCCCGGGACACCCGCGGCGAGGGTTCCCTGCGCGCCCGGGCGGCGCGCGCCGCCGAGGAGGCGGCGTCCGCGCTCGGCTTCGCGCCCCGGCTGAGCATGGAGGGCCTGCTCGACACCGATGTGCCCGCCGCCGTGGCCGACCATGTGGTGGCCGTACTCCGCGAGGCGCTCAGCAATGCCGCCCGGCATGCGCGGGCGACCCAGGTGGAGATCGTGCTGCGGGCGGCCGACGCCGAGGTGGTCCTCACGGTCACCGATGACGGGGTGGGCATCCCGGAGGGCGGCCGTCGCAGCGGACTGCGCAACCTGGCGGAACGGGCCGACCAGTTGGGCGGCACCCTGCTGCTGGAGTCCCCGTCCGACGGCGGCACCCGGCTCATCTGGCGCGCTCCGCTGGGGCACGGCTAG
- a CDS encoding response regulator — translation MAENGGAAGPEPIRVFLLDDHEVVRRGVHDLLDAEPDLAVVGEAATAAQALARVPALRPQVAVLDVRLPDGDGVSVCRELRSQMPELACLMLTSFDDEEALLDAIMAGAAGYVLKQIKGTDLVTAVRTVASGQSMLDPGATTRLMARLREEKHPEPEEELLSGLTERERQILALIGEGMTNRQIGQRLYLAEKTVKNHISRLLAKLGVERRVQAAVIATQAASAGSPGFGSGFGFGSGFGSGDDRSGQPGRTRR, via the coding sequence ATGGCGGAGAACGGCGGCGCCGCCGGACCGGAACCGATCAGGGTCTTCCTGCTGGACGACCACGAGGTGGTCCGGCGCGGGGTGCACGACCTGCTGGATGCCGAGCCCGACCTGGCCGTCGTCGGCGAGGCCGCCACCGCTGCCCAGGCCCTGGCCCGGGTGCCCGCGCTGCGTCCGCAGGTCGCGGTGCTGGATGTGCGGCTGCCGGACGGCGACGGCGTCAGCGTCTGCCGGGAGCTGCGCTCGCAGATGCCCGAGCTGGCCTGTCTGATGCTCACCTCCTTCGATGACGAGGAGGCGCTGCTGGACGCCATCATGGCGGGTGCGGCCGGCTATGTGCTCAAGCAGATCAAGGGCACCGACCTGGTCACCGCCGTACGGACGGTGGCCTCCGGGCAGTCGATGCTGGACCCGGGCGCCACCACCCGGCTGATGGCGCGGCTGCGCGAGGAGAAGCACCCGGAGCCGGAGGAGGAGCTGCTCTCCGGGCTGACCGAGCGGGAGCGGCAGATCCTCGCGCTGATCGGCGAGGGCATGACGAACCGGCAGATCGGGCAGCGCCTCTACCTCGCCGAGAAGACGGTCAAGAACCACATCTCCCGGCTGCTGGCCAAGCTCGGCGTGGAGCGCCGTGTGCAGGCTGCGGTGATCGCCACCCAGGCGGCCTCCGCCGGTAGTCCGGGGTTCGGGTCCGGGTTCGGGTTCGGGTCCGGCTTCGGGTCCGGGGACGACCGCAGCGGACAGCCGGGACGCACCCGCCGCTGA
- a CDS encoding universal stress protein: MVQSVIAGVDGSPESVAAARWAAGEALRRERPLRLVLAWPWLFNAPPTVRDSDTGLAQEMLLEIESGLRGDFPGLEVSADRIADHPAEVLVAAAEGAELLVLGSRGLGAVAGFLVGSVGLQVLARAACPVVLVRSGEGAPEVRGANGTGEVVLGMELERPCDEVVEFAFQAAARSSARLRAVHTWSLPSTYGYAAAPLSVDLTTSLAKDAEQALAAALHPWREKYPQVEAVEQVMLGSAGQVLAEAAAQGAALLVVGRRVRTSPVGMHVGPVAHAVLHHARCPVAVVPHP; encoded by the coding sequence ATGGTGCAGAGCGTCATCGCCGGTGTCGACGGCTCCCCCGAGAGCGTGGCCGCCGCCCGCTGGGCGGCGGGCGAGGCGCTGCGCCGGGAACGGCCGCTGCGGCTGGTGCTCGCCTGGCCGTGGCTGTTCAATGCGCCGCCCACGGTACGCGACTCCGACACCGGCCTCGCCCAGGAGATGCTGCTGGAGATCGAGAGCGGGCTGCGCGGCGACTTCCCCGGCCTGGAGGTCTCCGCCGACCGGATCGCCGACCATCCGGCGGAGGTCCTGGTGGCCGCCGCCGAGGGGGCCGAGCTGCTGGTGCTGGGGTCGCGCGGGCTGGGCGCGGTGGCGGGCTTCCTGGTGGGGTCGGTGGGCCTCCAGGTGCTGGCCCGCGCGGCCTGTCCGGTGGTGCTGGTACGGAGCGGCGAGGGTGCGCCGGAGGTGCGGGGCGCGAACGGCACCGGGGAGGTCGTGCTGGGCATGGAGCTGGAGCGGCCGTGCGACGAGGTGGTCGAGTTCGCCTTCCAGGCAGCCGCCCGGAGTTCGGCGCGGCTGCGGGCGGTGCACACCTGGAGCCTGCCGTCGACCTACGGCTATGCCGCGGCGCCGCTCAGCGTGGACCTCACCACCAGCCTCGCCAAGGATGCCGAGCAGGCCCTGGCTGCGGCGCTGCATCCCTGGCGGGAGAAGTACCCGCAGGTGGAGGCGGTGGAGCAGGTGATGCTGGGGTCGGCCGGGCAGGTGCTGGCGGAGGCGGCGGCCCAGGGCGCGGCGCTGCTGGTGGTGGGTCGGCGGGTGCGTACCTCTCCGGTGGGCATGCATGTGGGGCCGGTGGCGCATGCGGTGCTGCACCACGCCCGCTGCCCGGTCGCGGTGGTCCCGCATCCCTGA
- a CDS encoding ArsR/SmtB family transcription factor, translating into MPVPLYQAKAEFFRTLGHPVRIRVLELLQDGPLPVRELLAAIDIEASSLSQQLAVLRRTGLVGSTREGNTVVYALSTPDVAELLRAARRILTEMITDQGELLAELRRADTKAASV; encoded by the coding sequence GTGCCTGTTCCGCTGTACCAGGCCAAGGCGGAGTTCTTCCGCACCCTCGGCCATCCCGTACGCATCCGCGTCCTGGAACTGCTCCAGGACGGGCCGCTGCCGGTGCGGGAGCTGCTGGCCGCCATCGACATCGAGGCATCCAGCCTCTCCCAGCAACTGGCCGTGCTGCGCCGCACCGGCCTGGTGGGCTCCACCCGCGAGGGCAACACCGTGGTGTACGCGCTGAGCACCCCCGATGTCGCCGAGCTGCTGCGGGCCGCCCGGCGCATCCTCACCGAGATGATCACCGACCAGGGCGAACTCCTCGCCGAGCTGCGCCGGGCCGACACCAAGGCGGCCTCCGTATGA
- a CDS encoding DUF6126 family protein → MSPQRATSQPTPAEPTPAQPPVVEPTPAEQTLTTPVTPPVNDVTAAEQKKKRGTAVRVFVYVAVTHLWAALLIAMFAIGRR, encoded by the coding sequence ATGAGCCCCCAGCGGGCCACCTCGCAGCCGACCCCTGCCGAGCCGACCCCCGCACAGCCGCCCGTCGTAGAGCCGACCCCTGCCGAGCAGACCCTCACGACCCCTGTGACCCCGCCGGTGAATGACGTCACCGCCGCCGAGCAGAAGAAGAAGCGGGGCACCGCCGTACGCGTCTTCGTCTATGTGGCGGTGACCCACCTGTGGGCGGCTCTGCTGATCGCGATGTTCGCCATCGGCCGCCGCTGA
- a CDS encoding glycoside hydrolase family 65 protein — protein MPHSTWEYHGWDPEQERLREALCTLGNGRFATRGAAPETDPGPVHYPGTYAAGLYNRLVSTVAGRQVENEDLVNLPNWLPLRYRIRGPDAPPGDWLTPDGPELRDHRMVIDLEAGTLTRRTRYTDAHGRGLLVEHRMLVHMGDPWLAALSTTFSADGWSGTVEVESALDGRITNAGVQRYRDLNGHHLTQVQTGADRPGVVWLHCRTTTSDVHIALAARTCAAPASQPPEPPDAALTDRRAASLLALPVAPGRPAAVEKTVALFTSRDRAVADPLQAAIDRVREAPDFAELLATHRTAWRHLWRRADLDVPGEAGRILRLHLFHVLQTLSPHTADLDVGVPARGLHGEAYRGHVFWDELFVLPYLNLHFPDVSRALLTYRHRRLPQACRAARATGRRGAMYPWQSGSDGREETQQLHLNPRSGRWLPDHSHLQHHVGSAVAYDIWQYCQASGDTDFLHTAGAEMLLQIARFWADSAVLDPGTGRYRLLGVVGPDEYHEAYPGADRPGLDDNAYTNVTAAWVLCRALELLRTLPPVRRDELMDRTVLDPAEPLLWEDVSRRLTIPFHRDSAGAWVVSQFDGYGRLRELDWDGYRARYGDIRRLDRILEAEDDTVNRYQASKQADALMLGYLFSPAELAGLFRRLGHELDDDTWNRTVDHYLRRTSHGSTLSGLVHGWVLARARRTDAWRYCQEALVGDVADIQGGTTAEGIHLGAMAGTLDLVQRGLTGLETREDALWLDPVPLPPLSRFGFRLRYRGHWGVRVRVDPGTLRISVPASAEQPIRVELGGRPALVHPGEERSFTAPTAH, from the coding sequence GTGCCGCACTCGACCTGGGAGTACCACGGCTGGGACCCCGAGCAGGAGCGGCTGCGGGAAGCCCTCTGCACCCTCGGCAACGGCCGCTTCGCCACCCGGGGCGCCGCCCCCGAGACCGACCCGGGCCCGGTGCACTACCCCGGCACGTATGCCGCCGGCCTCTACAACCGCCTGGTCTCCACCGTCGCCGGACGACAGGTGGAGAACGAGGACCTGGTCAACCTCCCCAACTGGCTGCCGCTGCGCTACCGCATCCGCGGCCCGGACGCCCCACCCGGCGACTGGCTCACCCCCGACGGCCCCGAACTCCGCGACCACCGGATGGTGATCGACCTGGAGGCCGGCACCCTCACCCGCCGGACGCGGTACACCGACGCCCACGGCCGAGGGCTGCTGGTGGAGCACCGGATGCTGGTCCACATGGGCGACCCCTGGCTGGCGGCACTCTCCACCACCTTCAGCGCGGACGGCTGGAGCGGCACCGTCGAGGTCGAATCGGCGCTGGACGGCCGGATCACCAACGCGGGCGTGCAGCGCTACCGGGACCTGAACGGCCACCATCTGACGCAGGTACAGACCGGCGCCGACCGGCCCGGCGTCGTCTGGCTGCACTGCCGCACCACCACCTCCGACGTGCATATCGCCCTCGCCGCCCGCACCTGTGCCGCACCTGCCTCACAGCCTCCGGAGCCCCCGGACGCGGCGCTCACCGACCGCCGCGCCGCCTCCCTGCTGGCCCTGCCCGTCGCCCCCGGCCGCCCCGCCGCCGTGGAGAAGACCGTGGCGCTGTTCACCTCCCGCGACCGGGCCGTCGCCGACCCGCTCCAGGCCGCCATCGACCGGGTCCGGGAGGCCCCCGACTTCGCCGAACTGCTCGCCACCCACCGCACCGCCTGGCGCCACCTCTGGCGCCGCGCCGACCTGGACGTCCCCGGCGAAGCGGGCCGCATCCTCCGCCTCCACCTCTTCCACGTCCTCCAGACCCTCTCCCCGCACACCGCCGACCTCGACGTCGGCGTCCCCGCCCGGGGCCTGCACGGCGAGGCATATCGCGGCCATGTCTTCTGGGACGAGCTGTTCGTCCTGCCCTACCTCAACCTGCACTTCCCCGACGTCTCCCGGGCACTGCTGACCTACCGCCACCGCAGGCTGCCGCAGGCATGCCGGGCCGCCCGCGCGACCGGCCGCCGAGGTGCGATGTACCCGTGGCAGAGCGGCAGCGACGGCCGCGAGGAGACCCAGCAACTGCACCTCAACCCGCGTTCCGGCCGCTGGCTCCCGGACCACTCCCACCTCCAGCACCACGTCGGCTCGGCCGTCGCCTATGACATCTGGCAGTACTGCCAGGCATCCGGCGACACCGACTTCCTGCACACCGCCGGCGCGGAGATGCTGTTGCAGATCGCCCGGTTCTGGGCGGACTCCGCCGTCCTCGACCCCGGCACCGGGCGGTACCGCCTGCTCGGCGTCGTCGGCCCCGACGAGTACCACGAGGCGTACCCCGGCGCCGACCGGCCCGGCCTGGACGACAACGCGTACACCAATGTCACCGCCGCCTGGGTGCTCTGCCGCGCCCTGGAACTGCTCCGCACCCTGCCCCCCGTCCGCCGCGACGAACTGATGGACCGCACCGTGCTCGACCCCGCCGAGCCGCTGCTGTGGGAGGACGTCTCCCGCCGCCTCACCATCCCCTTCCACCGGGACTCCGCCGGTGCATGGGTCGTCAGCCAGTTCGACGGCTACGGCCGACTGCGGGAACTCGACTGGGACGGCTACCGCGCCCGCTACGGCGACATCCGCAGACTCGACCGGATCCTGGAGGCCGAGGACGACACCGTCAACCGCTACCAGGCGTCCAAGCAGGCCGATGCGCTGATGCTCGGCTACCTCTTCTCCCCGGCCGAACTCGCCGGCCTCTTCCGGCGGCTCGGCCACGAACTGGACGACGACACCTGGAACCGCACCGTCGACCACTACCTCCGGCGCACCAGCCACGGCTCCACGCTCAGCGGGCTGGTCCACGGCTGGGTACTAGCCCGGGCACGCCGCACCGACGCCTGGCGCTACTGCCAGGAGGCCCTGGTCGGCGATGTCGCCGACATCCAGGGCGGCACCACCGCCGAGGGCATCCACCTGGGCGCCATGGCCGGCACGCTGGACCTGGTACAGCGCGGACTCACCGGCCTGGAGACCCGCGAAGACGCCCTCTGGCTGGACCCGGTGCCACTGCCGCCGCTCTCCCGGTTCGGCTTCCGCCTCCGCTACCGGGGTCACTGGGGCGTACGGGTCAGGGTGGACCCGGGCACCCTGCGGATCAGCGTCCCCGCCTCCGCCGAACAGCCCATCCGAGTGGAACTCGGCGGCCGACCCGCCCTCGTCCACCCCGGCGAGGAACGCTCCTTCACCGCCCCCACCGCCCACTGA
- a CDS encoding 2-hydroxyacid dehydrogenase, protein MTEIVAYGVLADEQPLLEKAFAGQHQLRCLDLLLNRDTAPTAAGHEIVSSSVNDVLDADVLRVLAAGGTRMIAQRSTGYNNIDLDEARRLGLTVARVSWYSPYAVAEFAWALALAVNRRVPRAVGRTREFDFRLTGLLGRDFHGRTAGVLGTGKIGTAFTRIAAGFGMRLLGWDVTPNPECAALGMEYVDRDRLFAESDLVSLHLPLLPETHHLVDATALGLMRDDAILLNTSRGGLIDTAALVETLRAGRLDGVGLDVYEEEAGLFFFDHSLDVMTDDTLARLMTFRNVLITSHQAYFTEDAARQIADTTARNVADHLAGRTSENTLTSPTSPTPGP, encoded by the coding sequence ATGACGGAGATCGTGGCGTACGGCGTACTGGCCGACGAACAACCCCTGCTGGAGAAGGCGTTCGCAGGACAGCACCAACTGCGCTGCCTGGACCTGCTGCTCAACCGGGACACCGCACCCACCGCCGCCGGCCACGAGATCGTCAGCTCCAGCGTCAACGACGTGCTGGACGCCGACGTGCTCCGCGTCCTAGCCGCCGGCGGCACCCGCATGATCGCCCAGCGGTCCACCGGCTACAACAACATCGACCTGGACGAGGCCCGCCGCCTCGGCCTCACCGTCGCCCGCGTCTCCTGGTACTCCCCGTACGCCGTCGCCGAGTTCGCCTGGGCCCTGGCCCTCGCCGTCAACCGCAGGGTCCCCCGCGCGGTCGGCCGCACGCGCGAGTTCGACTTCCGGCTGACCGGTCTGCTCGGCCGCGACTTCCACGGCCGCACCGCAGGCGTCCTCGGCACCGGCAAGATCGGCACCGCCTTCACCCGGATCGCGGCCGGCTTCGGCATGCGCCTGCTCGGCTGGGACGTCACCCCCAACCCCGAGTGCGCCGCGCTCGGCATGGAGTACGTCGACCGCGACCGCCTCTTCGCCGAATCCGACCTGGTCAGCCTGCACCTCCCGCTGCTCCCCGAGACCCACCACCTGGTCGACGCCACCGCCCTCGGCCTGATGCGGGACGACGCCATCCTGCTCAACACGAGCAGGGGCGGCCTCATCGACACCGCCGCCCTGGTCGAGACCCTGCGCGCCGGGCGGCTGGACGGCGTCGGCCTCGACGTCTACGAGGAGGAAGCCGGACTCTTCTTCTTCGACCACTCGCTGGACGTCATGACCGACGACACCCTCGCCCGGCTGATGACCTTCCGCAATGTCCTCATCACCTCCCACCAGGCGTACTTCACCGAGGACGCGGCCCGTCAGATCGCCGACACCACCGCCCGCAACGTCGCCGACCACCTCGCCGGCCGCACCAGCGAGAACACCCTCACATCCCCGACCTCACCCACGCCCGGCCCCTGA